The following are from one region of the Scylla paramamosain isolate STU-SP2022 chromosome 23, ASM3559412v1, whole genome shotgun sequence genome:
- the LOC135112213 gene encoding cilia- and flagella-associated protein 251-like: MKEEEGEEEEEEEEEEEEEEEEKRGSVKTKQHFTALPDYPKHIKLDKHSFEEEEEEEEEEGGGGGLGVALPPPPTPLQSQPLIGQLSANQERDFMALQVELSEARVEVERLRDRLGQLGDLKGQVNALREKVKVEGSSYLSYVSQVSSSILDLIFQIQDENTSKRKEEEEEERKRSDSLHQQLTETQHKLADTQHKLADTHRLADVYKGQLEDAHREIEVYMDQLHRQEQSLQQAATEAEEARQKMEEERKKEVEEVEERWREKMKQATLEHELEMEELRQQLGTVKEVEAGEGGSSGRRREQDQS; encoded by the exons atgaaagaagaggagggagaggaggaggaggaggaagaagaagaagaggaggaggaggaggaggagaagaggggctctgtgaagaccaaacagcatttTACAGCTCTTCCTGACTACCCAAAGCACATCAAACTGGACaagcacag ttttgaagaagaggaggaggaagaggaagaggaaggaggaggaggagggttaggtgtggccctccctccccctcccacaccactGCAGTCCCAGCCTCTGATTGGCCAGCTCTCAGCCAATCaagagagagactttatggcCTTGCAG GTTGAATTGAGTGAAGCAAGAGTGGAAGTAGAGAGGCTGAGAGACAGACTGGGACAACTTGGTGATTTGAAGGGACAAgtgaatgcactgagagagaag gtgaaggtggagggcaGTTCCTACCTGTCGTATGTGTCTCAGGTGTCGTCGTCAATCTTGGACTTGATcttccag ATACAAGACGAGAACACaagcaagaggaaggaggaggaggaagaggagaggaagagatcgGACAGCCTTCACCAGCAGCTGACAGAGACCCAACACAAGCTGGCAGACACTCAACACAAGctggcagacacacacagactggcTGATGTTTATAAAGGCCAGTTGGAAGATGCTCACAGGGAGATTGAAGTATATATGGACCAATTGCATAGACAAGAACAAAGCCTACAG caagcagcaacagaagcagaggaagcaagacagaagatggaggaggagaggaagaaggaggtggaggaggtggaggaaaggtggagagagaagatgaagcaaGCTACTCTAGAACATGAACTGGAGATGGAAGAGTTAAGACAGCAGTTAGGAACAGTGAAGGAg gttgaggcaggagaaggaggaagcagtggaagaagaagggaacaaGATCAGAGCTGA
- the LOC135112214 gene encoding uncharacterized protein LOC135112214 isoform X1, translated as MTRSPLRRWNLSRESFRNAGRISGDDCRLPSTRRCRWEERKYLKKCCIFAKNTRGQFNKTPAMAPQVPAFEVKLATDSAFKLTWVQRIPKSVEDQILTRTGWHLTVFNR; from the exons ATGACCCGTTCTCCCCTGAG GAGGTGGAATTTGAGTAGGGAAAGCTtcagaaatgcaggaaggattAGCGGTGATGACTGCAGGCTGCCATCGACCCGCAG ATgcaggtgggaggagaggaaatacctGAAGAAGTGTTGCATATTTGCCAAGAACACCAGGGGACAGTTTAACAAGACACCTGCAATGGCACCACAAGTTCCTGCCTTTGAAGTGAAGCTTGCTACAGACTCTGCCTTCAAGCTGACATGG gTTCAAAGGATTCCGAAGAGTGTTGAGGATCAGATACTGACAAGAACTGGCTGGCATCTTACTGTgttcaacag aTAA
- the LOC135112214 gene encoding uncharacterized protein LOC135112214 isoform X2: protein MTRSPLRRWNLSRESFRNAGRISGDDCRLPSTRRWEERKYLKKCCIFAKNTRGQFNKTPAMAPQVPAFEVKLATDSAFKLTWVQRIPKSVEDQILTRTGWHLTVFNR, encoded by the exons ATGACCCGTTCTCCCCTGAG GAGGTGGAATTTGAGTAGGGAAAGCTtcagaaatgcaggaaggattAGCGGTGATGACTGCAGGCTGCCATCGACCCGCAG gtgggaggagaggaaatacctGAAGAAGTGTTGCATATTTGCCAAGAACACCAGGGGACAGTTTAACAAGACACCTGCAATGGCACCACAAGTTCCTGCCTTTGAAGTGAAGCTTGCTACAGACTCTGCCTTCAAGCTGACATGG gTTCAAAGGATTCCGAAGAGTGTTGAGGATCAGATACTGACAAGAACTGGCTGGCATCTTACTGTgttcaacag aTAA
- the LOC135112214 gene encoding uncharacterized protein LOC135112214 isoform X3 — protein sequence MTRSPLRRWNLSRESFRNAGRISGDDCRLPSTRRCRWEERKYLKKCCIFAKNTRGQFNKTPAMAPQVPAFEVKLATDSAFKLTWTISKTPKILQNHPPDGLFPPSQK from the exons ATGACCCGTTCTCCCCTGAG GAGGTGGAATTTGAGTAGGGAAAGCTtcagaaatgcaggaaggattAGCGGTGATGACTGCAGGCTGCCATCGACCCGCAG ATgcaggtgggaggagaggaaatacctGAAGAAGTGTTGCATATTTGCCAAGAACACCAGGGGACAGTTTAACAAGACACCTGCAATGGCACCACAAGTTCCTGCCTTTGAAGTGAAGCTTGCTACAGACTCTGCCTTCAAGCTGACATGG ACTATctccaaaacaccaaaaatactaCAGAATCATCCCCCTGATggccttttccctccctcacagaagtag